One part of the Paraglaciecola sp. L3A3 genome encodes these proteins:
- a CDS encoding DUF3016 domain-containing protein: protein MMKLNFILLPALTWCFSQAAYGQENVEITWHNPEKYRDVRPSNGGKQKFMNLTFKRIDQYMLKLAKTLPKSQRLVITVSDLDLAGQVWPASFAGFGAGMTDIRVVKSVDIPRINFAYQLLSADGKIVKQAQVELKDLNFMASSNMPFSSDSLHFEKNMLKRWFKQEFPRIEQVANSSS from the coding sequence ATGATGAAATTAAACTTTATATTGCTGCCTGCGTTAACCTGGTGTTTTTCACAAGCTGCTTATGGGCAAGAAAATGTTGAAATTACATGGCATAACCCTGAAAAATATCGAGATGTTCGCCCGTCCAATGGGGGGAAACAAAAATTTATGAATTTGACTTTTAAACGCATCGATCAATACATGCTTAAATTGGCAAAAACCTTGCCTAAAAGTCAAAGATTAGTCATCACTGTCAGCGATTTAGATCTGGCAGGTCAAGTGTGGCCTGCATCTTTTGCTGGTTTTGGGGCGGGAATGACTGACATTCGGGTCGTTAAATCGGTTGATATTCCGCGAATCAACTTTGCTTACCAGTTATTGTCTGCAGATGGAAAAATTGTTAAACAAGCTCAGGTTGAACTCAAAGACCTAAATTTTATGGCCAGTAGTAATATGCCTTTTAGTAGCGACTCATTACATTTTGAAAAAAATATGTTGAAGAGATGGTTTAAACAAGAGTTTCCCCGAATTGAACAAGTAGCAAATAGTAGTTCTTAG
- a CDS encoding beta-propeller domain-containing protein produces MQQPEEKNIGNQLCLAIIALIILTLFVACSSEDIHTSNTEQQRPTSPPELNSATTFNGPLVKAGARSVSQFIKNGIYSATYDYSYYQRLETNVPPAEPTNDLASEGFSTTNIQEVGVDEADRIKYDGSVLYLSAYAEWKNEQQIPAHIRVLERQNDSSFAEAATIDIDNDFPNVEGIYQHNNSLAVLRNSREMYTLHSFAPEPWLPIQNKLSLDLYDTSIPASPVANNHIEIDGTMLSSRRIGNNLYIVSGYTATVAGLNPTATTDKELLANYLTILDAPDTDLMPKIYFEQAEGVPLNQPVECVIPAEATDKDGYSHLLTVIRINLLDPSDYTASCISSVAQVMYMSPSNLYLTASVDNQTVVHKVALDQNLSYQATGSVDGIIGWRSAANLRLSEYDNYLRIVSSDYSSGEPLHKLSVLTQQGNQLNMIGALPNDNQPEPIGKPGEDIYAVRFFADRGYIVTFERIDPLYVIDLATPTAPKVLGELEIPGFSNYLHPLDNDYLLGVGQQVNIRNLSENGQQPVEPITQEGMKVSLFDITDPTKPIEVNSLVTANSYTPVEYDYHALSVLNTNGRYQFALPVETWGHNFDGDSGNWWAENSLALLEVDTNAVQPELIKRAQLVVKPDNENYIYGGLDRSIIHDENVYYIHGNQVWRSIWQEGAELLGPY; encoded by the coding sequence ATGCAACAACCTGAAGAAAAAAATATCGGTAATCAGCTTTGTTTAGCTATTATTGCTTTGATTATTTTGACTTTATTTGTAGCTTGTTCAAGTGAGGATATCCACACTAGCAATACTGAGCAACAAAGACCTACCTCACCACCAGAGTTAAATTCTGCTACCACCTTTAATGGGCCCCTAGTTAAAGCAGGGGCCAGATCTGTTTCACAATTTATTAAAAATGGTATTTATTCGGCAACCTATGATTATTCTTATTACCAAAGATTAGAAACCAATGTACCACCTGCAGAGCCAACAAACGATCTGGCGAGCGAAGGTTTTTCTACTACCAACATTCAAGAAGTGGGAGTCGATGAGGCTGATCGTATCAAATATGACGGTAGTGTTTTATATCTATCGGCTTATGCCGAGTGGAAAAATGAACAACAAATACCAGCACATATACGTGTATTAGAAAGACAAAACGATAGCTCTTTTGCTGAAGCAGCGACAATTGATATTGATAATGATTTTCCCAACGTAGAAGGTATTTACCAACATAATAATAGTTTGGCAGTTCTGAGAAACAGCAGAGAAATGTATACCTTGCATTCTTTTGCTCCTGAGCCATGGCTTCCTATTCAAAATAAACTGTCGTTAGATCTATATGATACCAGTATTCCAGCTTCTCCAGTGGCCAATAACCATATAGAAATTGATGGCACTATGTTGTCGAGTCGCAGAATTGGTAACAATTTATATATAGTCAGTGGTTATACCGCGACAGTGGCAGGGTTAAATCCAACGGCCACTACAGATAAAGAGCTATTAGCAAACTACTTAACCATTTTAGATGCGCCTGATACCGATTTGATGCCTAAAATCTATTTTGAGCAAGCTGAGGGAGTGCCATTAAATCAACCCGTTGAATGTGTTATCCCGGCAGAGGCCACAGATAAAGACGGATATTCACATTTATTAACTGTAATACGAATAAATTTACTGGATCCCTCTGACTACACTGCCAGTTGTATTAGCTCTGTTGCTCAGGTGATGTATATGTCTCCAAGTAATCTTTATTTAACGGCTTCAGTGGATAATCAAACTGTGGTTCATAAAGTGGCTTTAGACCAAAATTTGAGCTATCAAGCTACAGGTTCGGTGGATGGAATTATTGGTTGGCGTAGTGCAGCTAATCTTCGTTTAAGCGAATATGATAATTATTTGCGTATTGTCTCAAGTGATTATTCTTCTGGTGAGCCTCTACACAAGTTGTCTGTGTTAACTCAACAAGGAAATCAACTTAATATGATTGGAGCTTTGCCTAATGACAATCAACCTGAGCCAATAGGCAAGCCTGGTGAAGATATTTATGCAGTACGTTTTTTTGCTGATAGAGGATATATCGTCACTTTTGAGCGTATTGACCCTTTATATGTTATCGATTTAGCCACACCTACAGCACCAAAAGTTCTAGGCGAGTTGGAAATTCCAGGTTTTTCTAATTATTTACATCCTTTAGATAATGACTATTTGTTAGGTGTTGGCCAGCAAGTGAATATTAGAAACCTTTCAGAAAATGGCCAACAACCAGTTGAACCTATAACGCAAGAAGGCATGAAAGTGAGTTTGTTTGATATTACCGATCCCACTAAGCCAATCGAAGTGAATAGTCTAGTAACTGCAAATAGTTATACCCCTGTTGAATATGATTATCATGCGCTTAGTGTTTTAAACACTAATGGGCGTTATCAGTTTGCTTTACCTGTCGAAACTTGGGGTCATAACTTTGATGGAGATAGCGGAAACTGGTGGGCAGAAAATAGTTTAGCTTTACTTGAAGTAGATACCAATGCAGTGCAACCTGAATTAATTAAGCGTGCTCAGTTAGTCGTCAAACCTGATAATGAAAACTATATTTATGGCGGTTTAGACCGAAGCATAATTCACGATGAAAATGTGTATTATATTCATGGTAATCAGGTTTGGCGTTCTATTTGGCAGGAAGGTGCTGAATTATTGGGGCCTTATTAA
- a CDS encoding MipA/OmpV family protein, producing the protein MSHLFRYLTIFLAIFTLNNAWACSGESCIKTNSWQLGVAFGLGIKSNPLVDGDNIPLIILPDLAWYGEKAYFDNGELGYQWLNSTNYSLETFVSLDQERAFFSFYHPANLFYPSKGFATAQPITPSTPETSEDRLEFPLAPEEISIDSIAKRNWALNGGIRWHYFENNTEWKVSLQNDVSNVHKGQIVSLSYSYKWLLNDTQIKLRLGADWKSANLVDYYYGVDERDNINPQTYYQASSSLEPNLALNIIKPISPDWYLLANMSYKKLPSAMTLSPLVEEDSIEHIFVGAAYRF; encoded by the coding sequence TTGTCACATTTATTTCGCTATCTAACTATTTTTCTTGCAATTTTCACCCTCAACAATGCTTGGGCTTGTTCTGGTGAAAGCTGTATAAAAACAAATAGTTGGCAACTTGGTGTTGCTTTCGGTTTAGGTATTAAAAGCAATCCATTAGTTGACGGTGACAATATTCCGCTGATCATTTTGCCTGATCTTGCTTGGTATGGCGAAAAAGCCTACTTTGACAATGGAGAACTAGGTTACCAATGGTTAAATAGCACTAATTATTCATTAGAAACCTTTGTTAGTTTAGACCAGGAACGAGCCTTCTTTAGTTTCTACCACCCAGCCAATTTATTTTATCCTAGCAAAGGGTTTGCAACGGCCCAGCCAATCACCCCTAGTACTCCTGAAACATCAGAAGACAGATTAGAATTTCCCTTAGCTCCAGAAGAAATATCTATAGATAGCATAGCCAAGCGTAACTGGGCACTGAACGGTGGGATTCGTTGGCACTATTTTGAAAATAACACTGAATGGAAAGTCAGTTTACAAAATGATGTAAGTAATGTGCATAAAGGGCAAATTGTCTCTTTGAGTTATAGCTATAAATGGTTATTGAATGATACACAAATAAAACTCCGTCTTGGCGCTGATTGGAAAAGTGCCAATTTAGTCGATTATTATTATGGAGTTGATGAACGAGACAATATTAATCCGCAAACTTATTATCAAGCGTCCTCTAGTCTAGAGCCTAATTTAGCTTTAAATATAATTAAACCCATTAGCCCAGACTGGTATTTATTGGCAAACATGAGTTATAAAAAGTTACCGAGTGCGATGACCCTTAGCCCTTTAGTAGAGGAAGATTCTATTGAGCATATTTTTGTAGGTGCTGCATATCGTTTTTAA
- a CDS encoding GGDEF domain-containing protein, translating into MVKQSSTRVSLVRFFGIALTIIVSLFLLVSWLTFSRLLNFESILNNISDRALPKIALSSELYGETSKLLEFTNLLANSTSDAGKRVAEQQLNTYIRNIKNLSDKKLENQFLDTQLDIINIELLEFSNLIWQRSNIQKQLKINKDSMYSIFLEAFRLPTKQGASADAQLQEKSWRIELPQLMILAGQALSTHRLQLARGYFSDFSEKLTQLKNVLGNNPNTVQKRLLIERLEYLVFADNGLQSLLISQLKLDGRVMGRENFMHHIIVDFSRLLEISARETKDNVFNQVSISVEKTKQQTNLIGLAIATAILLLFGVLFLIQQKILKRLQYFNLIVGDKTKGTQYKLLLRGNDEITDLAKTFHELTNTIEIQKQQLEQMSMTDSLTGVANRLALDRRLQHDIELSIRQKSSVSVLLLDIDYFKLYNDKYGHEAGNECLKYVAEVISSSLHRQSDFVARFAGEQFLCVLPNTDVIGAENIAKQIIQALALRNIPHEFSEVSTSVTTSIGVAESNSSHILQPEKLIQQANKALDTAKEAGKNSYKTYSDNLQN; encoded by the coding sequence GTGGTAAAACAAAGCAGCACTCGCGTTTCCCTAGTACGATTTTTTGGTATCGCGCTTACGATCATAGTGTCATTGTTTTTATTAGTCAGCTGGTTAACATTCTCGAGATTGTTAAATTTTGAATCTATCTTAAATAACATTTCAGATCGCGCTTTACCTAAAATAGCATTATCCAGCGAACTATATGGCGAAACGTCAAAGCTATTAGAATTCACTAATTTATTAGCTAATTCAACATCAGATGCTGGAAAACGTGTTGCCGAACAACAACTCAATACTTACATTCGTAATATTAAAAATTTGTCTGATAAAAAACTCGAAAATCAATTTTTAGACACCCAATTAGATATTATCAATATAGAACTATTGGAATTTTCCAACCTAATTTGGCAACGTTCCAACATACAAAAACAACTAAAAATAAATAAAGACTCTATGTATTCTATATTTTTAGAGGCATTCAGATTACCAACAAAACAAGGTGCATCCGCAGATGCTCAGCTACAAGAGAAAAGCTGGAGAATTGAATTACCACAACTGATGATTTTGGCAGGTCAAGCATTATCGACCCACAGATTACAGCTGGCTCGGGGATATTTTAGTGATTTTTCAGAAAAATTAACCCAACTAAAAAATGTCTTAGGAAATAACCCTAACACAGTTCAAAAGCGGTTACTTATTGAGAGATTAGAATACTTAGTTTTCGCTGATAATGGCTTACAATCTTTACTCATTTCGCAACTCAAATTAGACGGTCGGGTGATGGGTAGAGAAAACTTTATGCACCATATAATTGTAGACTTCTCCCGATTATTAGAAATTTCAGCTAGAGAAACTAAAGACAATGTATTTAATCAAGTATCAATATCGGTAGAAAAAACCAAACAACAAACAAATCTAATTGGTTTAGCTATCGCCACAGCCATTCTTTTATTATTTGGCGTTTTATTTTTAATCCAACAAAAAATACTTAAGCGACTACAATATTTTAATCTTATTGTCGGTGATAAAACCAAAGGCACACAATATAAATTGTTACTCAGAGGTAACGATGAGATTACCGACTTAGCTAAAACTTTCCATGAGTTAACGAATACCATAGAAATACAAAAACAGCAGTTAGAACAAATGTCGATGACAGATTCTCTGACAGGTGTGGCGAACCGCCTTGCTCTAGATAGAAGATTGCAACACGACATAGAATTATCTATTAGGCAAAAATCATCGGTCTCAGTATTACTTTTGGATATAGATTACTTCAAGCTATACAACGACAAGTATGGCCATGAGGCCGGTAATGAATGCTTAAAATATGTAGCCGAAGTTATTTCATCCTCTTTACATAGGCAAAGTGATTTCGTTGCAAGATTTGCAGGTGAACAGTTTCTGTGTGTGTTACCTAATACAGATGTAATTGGTGCAGAAAATATTGCCAAGCAAATTATCCAAGCTTTAGCTTTACGAAACATCCCTCATGAGTTCAGCGAGGTATCGACATCTGTGACCACCAGCATCGGAGTTGCCGAATCAAACTCTAGTCATATTTTACAACCTGAAAAATTAATTCAACAAGCAAATAAAGCACTTGATACTGCAAAAGAAGCGGGAAAAAACAGCTACAAAACCTATAGTGATAATTTACAAAACTAA
- a CDS encoding bifunctional UDP-sugar hydrolase/5'-nucleotidase: protein MTKLIALFLFLIGNICLTQTCLAKEKDSAHLKLIFAANMPDIAQNDDSGYSQLHSLLQQIRQNGNSTIFAFGGGSLGPSPMSSFDRGSHIIDILNTLEPDLMTARKREFSYFEDELSLRSFEAAFPIIVSNVTDQLTSKNLEGLQENVVIEKNGHKVGFMSIIESEVVQEYLLKRIKVFESRSFVEQQAQKLRLQGAEIVVMVYSKKQEYYLDLLDSAVIDIAINARSARDNASLNSFSHPRNYALSKNNRALIFDLTWPNSNSNKAIINHSEVELQNYAKETNIALQITGYNHRLDRLLNQKIGTTTTEINTLRKAVRTGENAFANFVTDIIRNHEKTDIGLINGGGIRGNKVYPPNTNITRRDIATELPFRSRITVVSATGQQIKDALEHGISEVELIRGRFPHVSGLKFSYSSSLPVGQRITSITHMGGTFDLTKSYTVATSDYIANGGDGYTTLGNKITDSSFSSAQTLISDIVILNIQKMQKIAPKLESRSVRVK, encoded by the coding sequence ATGACAAAGTTAATAGCTTTATTTTTATTTCTTATTGGCAATATTTGTTTAACTCAGACTTGTTTGGCAAAAGAGAAAGATTCTGCCCATCTAAAATTAATTTTTGCGGCTAATATGCCTGATATAGCGCAGAATGATGACAGTGGTTATAGTCAACTTCATAGCTTACTGCAGCAGATAAGACAAAATGGCAACAGTACTATATTTGCCTTTGGTGGAGGTAGCCTTGGTCCTAGCCCTATGTCTAGCTTCGATCGAGGCTCCCATATCATCGATATTCTTAATACTCTAGAGCCAGATCTCATGACAGCTAGAAAAAGAGAATTTAGCTATTTTGAAGATGAATTGTCGCTGCGTTCTTTTGAAGCCGCCTTCCCTATCATAGTTAGCAATGTCACTGACCAATTAACAAGTAAAAATTTAGAGGGGCTACAAGAAAATGTAGTGATCGAAAAAAATGGTCACAAAGTGGGTTTTATGTCGATAATTGAATCTGAGGTGGTACAAGAATATTTATTAAAACGAATAAAAGTGTTTGAATCGCGCTCGTTTGTTGAACAGCAAGCACAAAAGCTTAGACTGCAAGGAGCCGAAATTGTTGTCATGGTTTATTCGAAAAAACAAGAATATTACTTAGACCTACTCGATTCTGCGGTAATTGATATCGCCATCAACGCTCGCTCAGCTAGAGATAATGCCAGCCTAAATTCATTTTCTCATCCAAGAAATTACGCTCTAAGCAAAAATAATAGAGCACTAATTTTTGACCTCACTTGGCCTAATTCAAACTCAAATAAAGCGATCATTAACCATAGCGAAGTTGAGTTACAGAATTATGCCAAAGAAACAAATATTGCATTACAAATTACTGGTTACAATCACAGATTAGATCGTCTACTCAATCAAAAAATAGGTACTACCACTACAGAAATCAACACCTTACGCAAGGCTGTTCGCACTGGAGAAAATGCCTTTGCAAATTTTGTAACCGACATCATTAGAAATCACGAAAAAACGGATATTGGATTGATTAATGGTGGAGGGATCCGTGGTAATAAAGTATATCCCCCCAATACCAATATCACTCGCCGAGATATTGCCACTGAGCTACCTTTTCGCAGTCGTATTACAGTCGTTTCCGCCACTGGCCAGCAAATTAAAGATGCACTGGAACATGGTATAAGTGAAGTCGAATTAATTAGAGGTCGTTTCCCTCATGTATCTGGACTCAAATTTAGTTATTCCAGTTCGTTACCTGTAGGCCAAAGAATTACCTCAATTACTCATATGGGGGGAACTTTCGATTTAACCAAAAGCTACACTGTTGCGACATCTGATTATATTGCCAACGGAGGTGACGGATACACCACTCTTGGTAATAAAATAACCGATAGTTCTTTTAGTTCTGCTCAAACGTTAATTTCAGATATTGTCATCCTCAATATACAAAAGATGCAAAAAATTGCACCTAAGCTTGAGTCTCGATCTGTGAGGGTAAAATAG